The segment ACGGTCACCGAACGGGCCAGGCCCGTGGCGACGTCACGCCCGTGGATCTCGGTCCAGGCCGGGCCGTGGGGCGTCAGGCCGTTGCCGCTGAGCGCCAGTTGCAGCGGACGTACCGACTGGCTCGGCAGCATCAGCTCGTGGTGGTGGCGCAGGTGCTGGATGACGGCGTGGTCGATGGCGTCGCCGCCGACCGGCATCCGCTCCGCCGTGACGATCGAGCCGAGCGAGAGCACCGCGACCTGCGTGGTCGCCGCCCCGCACACCAGGATCATGGTGGCGGTGGGCTGTTCGACCGGAAGACCGCAGCCGACGGCGGCCGCGATCAGCGTGTCGACGAGCTCGACGCGGCGGGCCCCGAGACCGACGAGGGTCTCCACGGCGGCGCGCTGGGCGAGCGGGTCGCTGTCGTGCGGGGTGCAGGCGGCGGCGCGCAGCCGGGGCTTGCGGCGGAGCTGACGGCGCAGCTTCTCGCCGAGGAGATGACGGAGCATGCGCTGCGCCATCTCGATGTCCACGACCGTGCCGCCCGAGACGGGGCGGACGACCCGGATGTAGTCGGGGGTGCGGCCGGTCATCTTCTCGGCCAGCGCGCCGACGGCGATCAGCGCTCCGGTACGGGTGTTGACGGCGGCGACGCTCGGCTCGTCGACGACGAGTCCGGCGCCCTTGAC is part of the Streptomyces sp. NBC_00250 genome and harbors:
- a CDS encoding rod shape-determining protein, with the translated sequence MTVSLEQLRRCHVAVDLGAARTRVFVKGAGLVVDEPSVAAVNTRTGALIAVGALAEKMTGRTPDYIRVVRPVSGGTVVDIEMAQRMLRHLLGEKLRRQLRRKPRLRAAACTPHDSDPLAQRAAVETLVGLGARRVELVDTLIAAAVGCGLPVEQPTATMILVCGAATTQVAVLSLGSIVTAERMPVGGDAIDHAVIQHLRHHHELMLPSQSVRPLQLALSGNGLTPHGPAWTEIHGRDVATGLARSVTVDTAAVREAIHTPLTAVLDGIGKVLRDCPPDLVADLADRGIMMVGGSALLPGLDQMLREATGMPVHIAERPDVCAVLGLGAMLEGKVQPMVLDPLAVRDPLADED